The following DNA comes from Streptomyces globosus.
CCCCAGTGGCTCGCGCATGCGCCGGCCCCGCGGCCGCGCGTGGAAGTTCCGCGCTTCGGGCGGACCGCCGTCGGCTGCGCCGTTCTGGCATTCCTCGCCGGGCAGTCGACGGCCTTGTGGATCTACGCCACGACCGGGTCCGCGGGCTTCGACGCGTCGAACCAGACGAGGCACGCGGCCGGAGTGCTGACGACCCTGCTGCTCGCCATGGTCGCGGCTCCTGCGGGGGAGGAGGCCCTGTTCCGGGGGCTGGTCTACCCCTTGCTGCGCAAGCGGGTGAGCATCCTCGCTTCCACGCTGGTCACCGCCGTGGTGTTCGGCCTGCTGCACGGCAACGCCGTGCAGTTCGCCTCGACCCTGCCATTGGCGGTGCTCCTGGCCCTGATCTACGAACACACGCGCGTGCTGTGGCCCTGTGTGCTCCTGCACCTGGGCTTCAACCTCGCTGCCGCCCTTGTCCCGGCACAGGTGCTCTTCCCTCTGGCGAACCCCGTCTCCGCGGCGCTCCTGTACCTGGCTTTCGCCGGCTGTGCCTTTGGGCTCTACCGGCGGGTCGCCGGCTTGACTGCGCCAGGCGCGGTCAAGGCCTCGGGAGGCGAGTCCGCGATGCAGTGAGCGAGGTACTCAGCCTTTTCTGAAA
Coding sequences within:
- a CDS encoding CPBP family intramembrane glutamic endopeptidase, with translation MTTPPTTSRLLGIGWCALVPFAVVAVYLGLGTVAVSLIGEPIVATCVLGMLVVILVGSVRIQRPQWLAHAPAPRPRVEVPRFGRTAVGCAVLAFLAGQSTALWIYATTGSAGFDASNQTRHAAGVLTTLLLAMVAAPAGEEALFRGLVYPLLRKRVSILASTLVTAVVFGLLHGNAVQFASTLPLAVLLALIYEHTRVLWPCVLLHLGFNLAAALVPAQVLFPLANPVSAALLYLAFAGCAFGLYRRVAGLTAPGAVKASGGESAMQ